In Malus sylvestris chromosome 2, drMalSylv7.2, whole genome shotgun sequence, the genomic stretch TCATGTACATATCATACATATATTTTAAAGTTTCGAACCTGGGACCCAATTCTACCCCACACCTCACCACTAGGCTATTCCTAGTGGCTTTATCatctatttatataaaaaagcaACTTTAAATATGTTTTATGCTACCGTTAATTGGAATACTAAGTGgaaaataaatgataaacaCGCTATTTTTAACCTGTTACACACTCATATTTAATTATATccgttgtttttgtttgatttattcaattcgaTTGTTGATGTCAATTAATGAGGCAGAACtagtgtttgaaatttcttggaTTAGAAAAACCAGAGAAATATATGGAAAGGGTGATGTCACCATATATCGAAGAAACTCTTAAATTTCGGCTAAAATCAACATAGTTTGTCAATATTTCCAACAAATCAATTAAATATCGATAACCTGCCATATGGCATTCTTTAAATTTTTCCTGTTTTTGAGCAAATTCCAACGTTTCCATCGAAGGCAACATATAGCGATATCAATATATCAATctatattttcacaaatttaCACATCGATATTTTCACGATATCAATAATTTAAACACTGGGCGGATCTATGTGGAGGTTGAAATTGTAAGTGCATAGATAAATACTCCACCGCCTAAGTAATATATAccaaacattgaaattttaaatttatactaCGTACAACCATATTTATCCTAATCAACTACTAAATTGTAAcaaagagagaaggaaaaaaaaaaactacttctcAATTACCGTCTACTTAAATGGAAGCCCATTCGAAAATATCCCATGTAATTTTAACCCTAATTAGTACGGACAAGCTAGGAGATGCATCTCATGGAGTACGTCGACACGGGTGAATCCACCGCGGGTGCATCGTACACCCTCGGATGATCGCTCTCCAATCCATAGTCCATCATCGGACGGTGCTCCAAGTCCTCATCATGATCGTACACGAAATCAGGCAACTCAATCTCGTTCCTCCTCACATGTTCCCACAGATAATCCAACCTGCTCACGTACCTCAGCTTCCCATACACCCTGCGCCGCACCACACGCGCACGTTAGTACAATTCACAAGAAAATGCTAACATGCGCTTCTGACGTTCGagtaaattaattgattaaattaATTACCCGCCGGTGAAAAAGAAGCGGCCGAAGGTGGCGAGGAAGAGCCGGGCCTGGAGGCCGGGGTGGAGGATATACACGGCTTCGAGATTCTGGCGGACGCCGATTGGTACGGCGTCGTAGATTGATCGGACGGCTGAGATCCCGGGGAAGTTCTCGCACCTTTGGGCTCCGGTGTGCACGTACAGCACGGCGAACGGCTTTTTCTCGATCTCTGGAAATATCCTCTCCTCCAAATACTTCCGCAGAGCATCCACG encodes the following:
- the LOC126609714 gene encoding uncharacterized protein LOC126609714, whose protein sequence is MHTQISDSEQQELIEKLDIFKIKGRDKRGRTVLRIIGKFFPARIVSVDALRKYLEERIFPEIEKKPFAVLYVHTGAQRCENFPGISAVRSIYDAVPIGVRQNLEAVYILHPGLQARLFLATFGRFFFTGGVYGKLRYVSRLDYLWEHVRRNEIELPDFVYDHDEDLEHRPMMDYGLESDHPRVYDAPAVDSPVSTYSMRCIS